TTTCGTCCGCACTCCTCTCGATAATTTGAATAATTTCAGCGGTAGCGAGACTTTTATGATATCAAtgacttttttatatttggATTGATGAATGTGGTTCATGGTGTGTGACTGTCTCGCCTCCGCAGTACAGTCTTGAGTCGACGAAGCCCATATCTATTACACAGTTGAGCTGGGGTATAGTAATAACGTGTTGGGGAATGTATGCTTGGAGGGATAGACATGTTTGACTCCGACCAAAGTGATGCTGATGACTTATTCATGGTCAAGCGTAACGCTCTCTCAAGCGACTCGGCCGATGACCCTGAGTACTACTGGGTGTGCCCCTTCCAGGGCTATCGTCCTTGTCCATTTTGGACGTCTTGGATGCTCTGATCTCAATGGCGATAGAAGTCCTCCTCTGCCGCTTTGAGCCGCtgcttggaggaggaggggtcGTCGTGGGTGTAGATGAAGTCTGGCTCGACCTGCTTTGACTCCGGGAAGCTCGTGAGCGAGGAGGTTCCTCGACGTTGATTGAAGCTACTTCGCCAGGGGTAATCTCTTCAACTTTGACAGCTGGAGATACGTCTACGCCTGGCCGAGTAGGAGCGGCGGTGCCACGACCCTCATCCACAAGACTCTGCGCCCATGCCTCGCGGAAAACGGCGCCTAGACTGACGGCGACCTCACGAGCAACGCTGTTTCCAACAACACGGTACTGATCAGAGGGAGAGCCGAGTATGACCTCGTGATCGCGGAAGCCCTGAGCACGCCGGGCCTCCATGATGGTGAGCACACGGTCCTCCTGCCAGTGCAATGTACGACCGTTCTTGGCATCACTGGGGCTCTGGCCCGTCACAACGGTCTCGATGAGACGATCGGGACGCTGGCGGCCGTAGGCGTTGGACCAGGGGTTGGAGCGGCTCAGGGAGCTGGCCGAGTCGGCGGGGAAGACGAGGCGCTCGGCCGGGGTGAGGACGCCGGTGCCGGCCTTTTTTCGGTCCGGGCCGTACCAGGCCTGGGCAAAGTTCATGCCATAGGGGCGCGTGGGGATTAGGTTAATCTTGTTGCGGAGCTGTCGTGTTGCGCCGAGGGAGATGCGGTGATCTGGGAAGGGAATGCATATGTCGGGTTTGGAGTCGTATACAGGGGGAAGGTCGGCGGTCGCAGCCTGGGCAGAGACAAAGTCAAAGGGTGTGGCTGAGGGTATTATCCGTTCAGCCATGGGTTCACCAGTGGGGAGGTTACCCAGGCTAAAGGAGTTAGTATGGGGAGGATGAGCGTGCGTTGGGTTAGGACGACGAGGGAGACGATGACCCGGGGCAGCAAAGGCTAGAAAGACTCTAGCACGGCGCTGAGGAGAACCACAAGCCGAGGcgtcaaggaagaagaagtgaGTCTGGTATCCGAGACCTACTATGGCGCAGATCAACTGGCTAAAGACATCCTGGTCGCGGTTCGACTTGCGTTGCACGATGCCGGGGACATTCTCGAGAAGACCGTATCTTGGACGGTAGAGGTCGATGAAGGAGCCAAAAGCGGCGACGAGGGACTGGTTCTTGCGCTGGGTTATCGTGGTCTTGTCGTTTGTGAGGAGCGAGAAGCCGGGACAGGGGCTGCCGCCAGAGATGAAGTCGACATCACCGACCAGAGGGACATTGTCGGCGAACTCTCCTTGAATAGCTAACCGCTGGAGGTCGTCGATGGAGCCAAGAAAGGGGGCAACGGCTCCGGGACCTGCCGTGTTGGCCATGTACGTGTGCATGGCCTTTTCATTGAAGTCATTTGCCCAGCGCATCTCGATGCCACCTCCGTCTTCGAGTCCACGTCCAAAATTTCCACCGCCGCAGAAGAGATCCAGACCCCGGAGCCGTTGAATGGGTTCAGATGGGTCGAATCCTTGTTTGAGCGTCGTAGGAAACGCCTCGAGAGGAACATATGTCTGAGCTCCAGTATTTTCATCGTATACCTCCCGATGTGTGATATAAAAGAAGCCTCCCACTCCGTTTCGGTCGTAGGGTGAAGCAATCTCTTGCCCAACCCCAAAGAAGCGCACGAAACATGGTTCCAGAATGCGTCGCCTCTTCACCTCGACCAGGTTCTCGCTATACACCAACTCGTTCGGTCGAGCATTTGGTGCTTTGGGATCAACTTGCCCCCTCCTTACCAACCGCCGGAACCTGTAGATGTCACTGTAATCCTCCTCGTAAGAGGTCACAAACTCGCATGGCTCAGAACGACCGCTGTGCTTGTCTAGGATGACAAGCCGTGTCTCTCCGGCTTCAAACTCTGGAGCCTTGGGAGCCTTTGTTGTATGAGAACAATGAAGGTGGCCATTCTCCAGAGTAATCCACTTGCGCTCAGCGCATATATATGTTTGTCGACAAAAGAACTCGGCGGTTGTGGCCGATGTTCCTCCAAACTCGACATTGTGCACACCCAAGACCTCGCTCTCGCGGATTTTCGTTGTCTCGCCACAGGAGCAGTGGTCCGAGAGGAATAGCTCGTTGTTCCACGGATATTTCATTAGGCCACATAATGTGTCGACAGGTCTGTAGTACCAGATGACATCAAAGGATCGGCG
This region of Fusarium falciforme chromosome 5, complete sequence genomic DNA includes:
- a CDS encoding BAH domain-containing protein, with protein sequence MPPLDLGDDGLDIHPVLDSHDIDWHSPLGQRHSFDHVFGNTFVPQEPSAALPQDAPAVWTKFGELEQEERMTPLEDIDLLPGPLPESPPNYYPSPEGGLFYGIHDELLRALEPDVEDEDVAPAIDEKETPIEELIEVKAEDSETPDIQPLSKPQPLSKTVRVELPESLLLIPRSCYEPFEPDVPIVRERIAFDTLFEAAKQAGQDIDDFVEFQLDDFAIYCDRPKYPEEMCSLHNLDTKNGFGSSFFDGRLSVGNTAFFVRRVRIAALPIDNYGTLSKHTVRDKIWLQSTFNSAREVYYRLNRPAKEYRRFFNPFLWVADLAKHFVDYLKVMGESRLDVTIFHFRATFSSWLAKTHGKAPVFVAWRKRFPSDDFRTAVVANLGFLHKEAIGVLGAGKTYKHSLWAEIWEFRQYQKFPPEEKKDGRRRRERKSQIQDESPTESSLDGTTEDQTPADTKNNSQNKDSPPTIVTQYMYDCFSHLPFGDRLEAMPLSDKTKTMRNQLIRKRHLELPAPLHTTAKDISTAETQQIRDIQPGDTISTQRDDEESGTMWRRDISHGFHDVDRWLALVQRVHTDKRGRRSFDVIWYYRPVDTLCGLMKYPWNNELFLSDHCSCGETTKIRESEVLGVHNVEFGGTSATTAEFFCRQTYICAERKWITLENGHLHCSHTTKAPKAPEFEAGETRLVILDKHSGRSEPCEFVTSYEEDYSDIYRFRRLVRRGQVDPKAPNARPNELVYSENLVEVKRRRILEPCFVRFFGVGQEIASPYDRNGVGGFFYITHREVYDENTGAQTYVPLEAFPTTLKQGFDPSEPIQRLRGLDLFCGGGNFGRGLEDGGGIEMRWANDFNEKAMHTYMANTAGPGAVAPFLGSIDDLQRLAIQGEFADNVPLVGDVDFISGGSPCPGFSLLTNDKTTITQRKNQSLVAAFGSFIDLYRPRYGLLENVPGIVQRKSNRDQDVFSQLICAIVGLGYQTHFFFLDASACGSPQRRARVFLAFAAPGHRLPRRPNPTHAHPPHTNSFSLGNLPTGEPMAERIIPSATPFDFVSAQAATADLPPVYDSKPDICIPFPDHRISLGATRQLRNKINLIPTRPYGMNFAQAWYGPDRKKAGTGVLTPAERLVFPADSASSLSRSNPWSNAYGRQRPDRLIETVVTGQSPSDAKNGRTLHWQEDRVLTIMEARRAQGFRDHEVILGSPSDQYRVVGNSVAREVAVSLGAVFREAWAQSLVDEGRGTAAPTRPGVDVSPAVKVEEITPGEVASINVEEPPRSRASRSQSRSSQTSSTPTTTPPPPSSGSKRQRRTSIAIEIRASKTSKMDKDDSPGRGTPSSTQGHRPSRLRERYA